Proteins encoded by one window of Mariniplasma anaerobium:
- a CDS encoding type II secretion system protein, whose product MRKHRGITMVELLGAVAIFAIASSVIALTISLIVNANKDIIETSQASTTGTLIIKRIENALNDLNITDYDLISSDEVILYSDSEYVYDETSEEIILVTYNPRLELSILFNTNILIDNEIIDLSQFSLDETSTIEIISDATTSKLVITVVLVSDEGNLYTFKTNLQLVS is encoded by the coding sequence ATGAGAAAGCATAGAGGGATAACTATGGTTGAACTGCTTGGAGCAGTAGCCATATTTGCAATCGCATCTAGTGTCATTGCTTTAACCATATCTTTAATTGTCAATGCAAATAAAGATATTATTGAAACAAGTCAAGCAAGCACAACCGGTACTTTAATCATTAAACGTATTGAAAATGCATTAAATGATTTAAATATTACAGATTATGATTTAATATCTAGTGATGAGGTTATATTATATTCAGATAGTGAATATGTCTATGATGAAACATCAGAGGAGATTATTTTGGTAACATATAATCCTAGATTAGAACTATCTATCTTATTTAACACTAATATTTTAATAGATAATGAAATCATAGATTTATCTCAATTTAGTTTAGATGAAACAAGCACAATTGAAATTATATCTGATGCTACAACATCTAAATTAGTCATTACAGTTGTTTTAGTATCTGATGAAGGTAATTTATATACTTTCAAGACCAATTTACAATTAGTCTCATAA
- a CDS encoding type II secretion system protein, with the protein MIKSKHGFTIIEAVASIFLITLILTTAMLIILNMRNQATASEQKIKATDVGSLVRNDILSHTDYDDLNTWLNGSEHILTNDNCSTSGSPIDCDVFLYESGDKTFQDDMTITFLEPTTQSINYKIIHYEIEIIYFKERIVVLTGAVYEKA; encoded by the coding sequence TTGATTAAATCAAAACATGGATTTACTATTATAGAAGCTGTAGCTTCAATATTTTTAATAACGCTCATTTTGACAACAGCGATGTTGATTATTCTAAATATGCGAAATCAAGCGACAGCTTCTGAACAAAAGATCAAAGCTACTGATGTTGGCTCTTTAGTAAGAAATGACATCTTAAGTCATACTGATTATGATGATCTTAATACATGGCTTAATGGAAGTGAGCACATACTAACTAATGATAACTGTAGTACTTCTGGGTCTCCAATTGATTGTGATGTATTCTTATATGAATCAGGAGATAAGACATTTCAAGATGATATGACCATTACCTTTTTAGAACCAACTACGCAATCCATAAACTATAAAATTATTCACTATGAAATTGAGATCATTTATTTTAAAGAACGTATCGTAGTTTTAACAGGAGCAGTTTATGAGAAAGCATAG